Proteins encoded in a region of the Spiribacter sp. 1M189 genome:
- a CDS encoding ParB/RepB/Spo0J family partition protein, protein MSNRRRGLGRGLDALLGEAAGGVSEATADALRDLPLEQLESGRYQPRREFDPAALQELARSIRSQGVVQPIVVRPLPGGERYEIVAGERRWRAAQLAELEQIPAIVRDIPDEMAVAVALIENIQREDLNPLEEASALKRLTEEFGMTHQAIADAVGRSRVGVSNLLRLLDLAPAVKTHIANGELEMGHARALLALKSAAQAEAAARVVARGLTVRQTEALVRQMLEGGGGVAEEPAVDPNIQRLQADLGDRLGANVRIEHGQRGKGRLVIRYNSLDELDGILEHIH, encoded by the coding sequence ATGAGCAATCGACGCAGAGGGCTGGGGCGCGGTCTCGATGCCCTGCTCGGCGAGGCGGCTGGCGGCGTATCCGAGGCGACCGCCGACGCGCTGCGCGACCTACCGCTGGAGCAGCTCGAGAGCGGTCGCTATCAGCCGCGACGGGAATTCGATCCGGCAGCGCTTCAGGAGCTGGCGCGCTCGATCCGCTCACAGGGGGTGGTCCAACCCATCGTTGTGCGACCGCTGCCAGGCGGCGAGCGTTATGAAATCGTCGCCGGTGAGCGTCGCTGGAGGGCGGCGCAGCTGGCGGAGCTCGAGCAGATCCCCGCTATTGTCCGCGACATCCCCGATGAGATGGCGGTGGCGGTCGCCCTGATCGAGAACATTCAGCGGGAAGATCTTAATCCCCTCGAGGAGGCCAGCGCGCTGAAGCGCCTGACTGAGGAATTCGGCATGACTCATCAGGCCATCGCCGATGCGGTCGGCCGATCCCGGGTCGGTGTGTCAAACCTGCTGCGTCTGCTCGATCTGGCACCGGCAGTGAAAACCCATATCGCCAATGGTGAACTGGAAATGGGCCATGCCCGGGCGCTGCTGGCGCTGAAATCGGCAGCGCAGGCAGAGGCAGCCGCCCGAGTTGTCGCCCGCGGGCTCACCGTACGGCAGACCGAAGCGCTGGTGCGGCAGATGCTTGAGGGGGGCGGTGGAGTGGCCGAAGAGCCGGCGGTGGACCCCAACATCCAGCGGCTTCAGGCGGATCTGGGCGACCGTCTCGGGGCGAATGTCCGCATCGAGCATGGGCAGCGGGGCAAGGGTCGGCTCGTGATCCGCTACAACAGTCTCGATGAGCTGGATGGCATTCTTGAGCATATCCATTGA
- a CDS encoding ATP synthase subunit I, which produces MIWLQAAIGLIAAGIWTLTNGVQAGLAAMAGAGISVFMTFYVAMRWSLRSAAESEPRAILGAFYRAQMMKLLLGTVLIFAAVYAFREEAGALVITLALTLAAYGLVLLGDID; this is translated from the coding sequence GTGATCTGGCTGCAGGCGGCCATCGGGTTGATTGCAGCCGGAATCTGGACATTGACGAACGGGGTTCAGGCAGGCCTCGCAGCAATGGCCGGAGCAGGCATCAGCGTATTCATGACGTTCTACGTCGCAATGCGCTGGTCGCTCAGAAGTGCGGCAGAGAGCGAACCCAGAGCCATACTGGGGGCCTTTTACCGCGCCCAGATGATGAAGCTGCTGCTCGGGACGGTGCTGATATTTGCGGCCGTCTATGCCTTCCGGGAGGAAGCGGGCGCACTGGTGATCACGCTGGCCCTGACCCTGGCTGCCTATGGCCTGGTGTTGTTGGGCGACATCGACTGA
- the atpB gene encoding F0F1 ATP synthase subunit A — translation MASGSATEYVTHHLEHLAVGDGFWTFHIDTLVVSWVLGLIFFGVFYSVARKASTDAPSGIQTFIETCVEFIDNQVSESFHGPKGFVAPLALTIFVWVLLWNLMDLIPVDLFPEIMKLFGVEYVRILPSADMNATFGLSFSVMILIIIYSIKGKGAKGFGKELFCHPFGAHPLLWPANFLLNIVELIAKPISLGMRLFGNLYAAEIIFILIALLPIWAQWMPGVAWAVFHILVIPLQAFIFMVLTIVYLSLAYEEH, via the coding sequence ATGGCAAGCGGTTCAGCCACGGAATACGTCACGCATCACCTCGAGCATCTTGCGGTGGGCGATGGCTTTTGGACGTTCCACATCGACACGCTGGTCGTCTCCTGGGTGCTGGGTCTGATTTTCTTCGGCGTTTTCTACTCTGTCGCCCGCAAGGCCAGCACGGACGCGCCAAGTGGCATCCAAACCTTCATAGAAACCTGTGTTGAATTCATCGACAATCAGGTCAGTGAGAGCTTCCATGGTCCCAAGGGTTTCGTTGCCCCGCTGGCGTTGACCATCTTCGTCTGGGTGCTGCTCTGGAACCTGATGGATCTCATTCCGGTGGATCTCTTCCCGGAGATCATGAAGCTGTTCGGCGTAGAGTACGTGCGCATTCTGCCGTCCGCGGACATGAACGCGACGTTCGGCCTGTCCTTCAGTGTGATGATCCTGATCATCATCTACAGCATCAAAGGCAAGGGCGCGAAGGGTTTCGGCAAGGAACTGTTCTGCCACCCGTTCGGCGCCCATCCCCTTCTCTGGCCGGCCAATTTTCTGCTTAACATCGTCGAGTTGATCGCCAAGCCGATCTCCCTTGGCATGCGGCTATTCGGTAATCTCTACGCCGCCGAGATCATTTTCATTCTTATCGCACTGCTGCCGATCTGGGCACAGTGGATGCCAGGTGTTGCCTGGGCGGTCTTCCATATTCTGGTGATCCCCCTGCAGGCATTCATATTCATGGTGCTCACGATCGTGTATCTGAGCCTGGCCTACGAGGAACACTGA
- the atpE gene encoding F0F1 ATP synthase subunit C translates to MEAIAQVQAFTAITIGLIFAFAAVGTSIGFGMLGGKFLEGIARQPEVAGVLQVRMFIVAGLLDALSIIGVAFAALLMFANPLLGALG, encoded by the coding sequence ATGGAAGCTATCGCCCAGGTCCAGGCGTTTACCGCCATCACCATCGGACTGATCTTCGCCTTCGCGGCCGTCGGCACCAGCATTGGCTTCGGCATGCTGGGCGGCAAGTTTCTCGAGGGCATTGCCCGCCAGCCCGAGGTGGCCGGTGTGCTTCAGGTCCGCATGTTCATCGTCGCTGGTCTGCTCGACGCCCTGTCCATCATCGGCGTGGCCTTCGCGGCGCTTCTGATGTTCGCCAATCCGCTGCTTGGCGCGCTGGGCTGA
- a CDS encoding F0F1 ATP synthase subunit B: MGINATLFGQMITFLVFILLTMKFVWPPIKQAMSEREKRIADGLASAERSQHELELAKERAAEHIREAKAQAADIIEKANRQGANIVDEARQEARVVADREKAAAEARIEQEVSQARTELRRNVSELAILGASRILEREVDAKAHQQMLDELADQV, translated from the coding sequence GTGGGCATTAACGCAACGCTATTCGGACAGATGATCACCTTCCTGGTGTTCATTCTGCTCACCATGAAGTTCGTCTGGCCGCCCATAAAGCAGGCCATGAGCGAACGCGAGAAGCGTATCGCGGACGGTCTGGCTTCCGCCGAACGCAGCCAGCATGAGCTGGAGCTTGCCAAGGAGCGGGCGGCCGAGCACATCCGCGAAGCCAAGGCGCAGGCGGCGGACATCATCGAAAAGGCCAACCGCCAGGGGGCCAATATCGTCGATGAGGCCCGTCAGGAAGCGCGGGTCGTCGCGGATCGCGAGAAGGCCGCTGCCGAGGCGCGGATCGAGCAGGAGGTCAGCCAGGCGCGGACCGAGCTGCGACGCAATGTCTCGGAGCTGGCGATTCTCGGCGCGAGCCGCATTCTCGAGCGCGAGGTGGATGCCAAGGCCCACCAGCAGATGCTCGACGAGCTGGCCGATCAGGTCTGA
- a CDS encoding F0F1 ATP synthase subunit delta: MAQETTVARPYAEAAFDLAREADALAAWADGLAIAATVVADERVDAVLGNPRVDDERKAGLILEVCGDALDLQQRNFLRLLVNRDRITLLPEIRQQFDLLRADHEKTLRAELITAQPVDDAVRDRLARALSERLERDVSLEIRLDESLIGGAVVRAGDLVIDGSVRGRLARLTGALSR; this comes from the coding sequence ATGGCGCAGGAAACCACCGTTGCCCGTCCCTATGCCGAGGCCGCGTTCGACCTCGCTCGCGAGGCCGATGCGCTGGCGGCCTGGGCCGACGGCCTGGCGATCGCCGCGACGGTCGTCGCCGACGAGCGGGTCGATGCCGTGCTCGGCAACCCGCGGGTCGATGACGAGCGCAAGGCGGGACTGATCCTGGAAGTCTGTGGCGATGCGCTTGACTTGCAACAGCGGAATTTCCTCCGGCTGCTGGTCAATCGCGATCGGATCACGCTGCTTCCCGAGATCCGCCAGCAGTTCGACCTTCTGCGGGCCGATCACGAAAAAACGCTCCGCGCCGAGCTGATTACCGCCCAACCGGTGGACGACGCCGTACGGGACCGGCTGGCCCGGGCATTGTCGGAACGGCTCGAGCGCGACGTCAGCCTGGAGATTCGGCTCGACGAATCGCTCATCGGCGGCGCGGTGGTCCGCGCCGGCGACCTGGTCATCGATGGTTCGGTGCGCGGCCGGCTGGCCCGGCTGACCGGCGCCCTTAGCCGCTAA
- the atpA gene encoding F0F1 ATP synthase subunit alpha, whose protein sequence is MQLNPTEISDLIKQRIENFEAVAEARNEGTVVSVTDGIVRIHGLSDVMQGEMLEFPGDTFGMALNLERDSVGAVVLGDYSHLSEGDAVRTTGRILEVPIGEGLLGRVVNALGEPIDGKGAVPSDSTAPVEKVAPGVIARQSVDQPVQTGLKAIDSMVPVGRGQRELIIGDRQTGKTAVAIDAIINQKGTGIKCIYVAVGQKASSIANVVRKLEEYGALEHTIVVAASAAESAALQFIAPYAGCTMGEFFRDRGEDALIIYDDLSKQAVAYRQVSLLLRRPPGREAFPGDVFYLHSRLLERAARINEAEVERLTNGEVKGKTGSLTALPIIETQAGDVSAFVPTNVISITDGQIYLETDLFNAGVRPAINAGLSVSRVGGSAQTKIIKKLGGGIRLALAQYRELAAFAQFASDLDESTRKQLERGQRAMEVLKQGQYAPLSVAFMAISLYALNEGYLDELELKKVGDFEAALHQYMANNYADLVKQINDTGDYSDDIQSQLKKAMDDFVATGTW, encoded by the coding sequence ATGCAACTTAATCCCACGGAAATCAGCGACCTGATCAAACAGCGCATCGAGAACTTCGAAGCGGTGGCCGAGGCCCGCAATGAGGGTACGGTCGTCAGCGTCACTGACGGCATCGTGCGTATCCACGGCCTCAGCGATGTGATGCAGGGCGAGATGCTGGAGTTTCCCGGCGACACCTTCGGAATGGCGCTCAACCTCGAGCGCGATTCGGTTGGCGCCGTGGTGCTTGGCGATTACTCCCACCTCAGCGAGGGTGATGCGGTTCGTACGACCGGCCGCATCCTCGAGGTGCCGATCGGCGAAGGTCTGCTGGGCCGCGTCGTCAATGCCCTCGGTGAGCCGATCGACGGCAAGGGTGCCGTACCGTCGGATTCCACCGCCCCGGTGGAGAAGGTCGCCCCCGGCGTGATTGCCCGCCAGTCCGTCGACCAGCCTGTCCAGACCGGTCTCAAGGCCATCGATTCCATGGTTCCGGTGGGCCGCGGGCAGCGCGAGCTCATCATCGGTGACCGCCAGACCGGCAAGACGGCCGTCGCCATTGACGCGATCATCAACCAGAAGGGCACCGGCATTAAGTGCATCTACGTGGCGGTGGGCCAGAAGGCCTCCTCCATCGCCAACGTGGTGCGCAAGCTCGAAGAATACGGCGCCCTGGAGCACACTATCGTCGTGGCCGCCTCCGCGGCGGAATCGGCGGCGCTGCAGTTCATTGCGCCCTATGCCGGCTGCACGATGGGCGAGTTCTTCCGGGACCGCGGCGAAGACGCCCTGATCATTTACGACGATCTCTCGAAGCAGGCCGTCGCCTACCGGCAGGTCTCGCTTCTGCTGCGTCGTCCGCCGGGCCGTGAGGCATTCCCCGGTGACGTGTTCTACCTCCATTCGCGCCTGCTCGAGCGCGCCGCCCGGATCAACGAGGCGGAGGTCGAGCGGCTGACGAATGGCGAGGTCAAGGGCAAGACCGGATCGCTGACGGCACTGCCGATCATCGAAACCCAGGCCGGTGACGTGTCCGCCTTCGTGCCCACGAACGTCATCTCCATCACCGATGGCCAGATCTACCTGGAGACCGACCTGTTCAACGCGGGTGTTCGACCGGCCATCAACGCCGGCCTTTCGGTCTCGCGTGTCGGTGGCTCGGCACAGACCAAGATCATCAAGAAGCTGGGCGGCGGTATCCGCCTCGCCCTGGCGCAGTATCGTGAGCTGGCGGCATTCGCGCAGTTCGCATCGGATCTTGACGAGTCCACCCGCAAGCAGCTCGAGCGCGGCCAGCGCGCGATGGAGGTGCTCAAGCAGGGTCAGTACGCGCCCCTGTCGGTCGCCTTCATGGCGATCTCGCTCTATGCGCTCAACGAGGGCTACCTCGACGAGCTGGAGCTCAAGAAGGTCGGTGACTTCGAGGCCGCGCTGCATCAGTACATGGCCAACAACTACGCCGATCTGGTCAAGCAGATCAACGACACCGGCGATTACAGCGATGACATCCAGTCCCAGCTCAAGAAAGCGATGGATGATTTCGTGGCGACGGGTACCTGGTAA
- the atpG gene encoding F0F1 ATP synthase subunit gamma, translated as MSGAKEIRTQIKSVSNTQKITTAMEMVAASKMRGAQQRMHAALPYAEKMRQVIGHLAEANPEYRHPFLVRHDEVKRIGYIIVSSDRGLCGGLNNNLFRAIIKELRDHENAGQEARLCTVGSKAIQFFGRLSAPIIAEVSQLGDTPHLQDLIGTLKVMMDQYADGELDRVVICYNRFVNTMTQTPTIEQILPLPPTESETVRDRAHSWDYVYEPSAAQALDLLLERYIESLVYQSVVENIACEQAARMVAMKAASDNAGKLIDDLNLAYNKARQAAITTELSEIVAGAEAV; from the coding sequence ATGTCCGGCGCAAAGGAAATCCGCACTCAGATAAAGAGTGTGAGCAACACGCAGAAGATCACCACGGCCATGGAGATGGTCGCGGCGTCGAAGATGCGTGGTGCCCAGCAGCGTATGCACGCTGCCCTGCCCTACGCCGAGAAGATGCGGCAGGTCATCGGCCATCTGGCCGAGGCGAACCCGGAATACCGGCATCCTTTCCTGGTCCGCCATGACGAAGTCAAGCGGATCGGGTACATCATTGTCTCCAGCGATCGGGGCCTCTGCGGTGGGCTGAACAACAATCTGTTCCGGGCCATCATCAAGGAACTCCGTGATCACGAGAATGCCGGTCAGGAAGCGCGGCTCTGCACCGTCGGGTCCAAGGCCATACAGTTCTTCGGCCGCCTGTCCGCCCCCATCATTGCCGAGGTGTCCCAGCTCGGTGACACGCCGCATCTGCAGGATCTTATCGGCACCCTCAAGGTGATGATGGATCAGTATGCGGACGGCGAGCTGGACCGGGTGGTCATCTGCTACAACCGCTTCGTCAATACGATGACGCAGACCCCGACCATCGAGCAGATCCTGCCGCTGCCGCCCACCGAATCGGAAACGGTCCGGGACCGTGCCCACAGCTGGGACTATGTCTACGAACCGTCGGCCGCGCAGGCGCTGGATCTGCTGCTCGAGCGTTATATCGAGTCGCTGGTCTACCAGTCCGTGGTCGAGAACATCGCCTGTGAGCAGGCCGCACGCATGGTGGCGATGAAGGCCGCCTCTGATAACGCCGGCAAGCTGATCGACGACCTTAACCTGGCCTATAACAAGGCCCGTCAGGCGGCGATCACCACCGAGCTTTCGGAGATCGTGGCCGGCGCCGAGGCCGTCTAG
- the atpD gene encoding F0F1 ATP synthase subunit beta, whose protein sequence is MSSGKVVQIIGAVVDIEFPRDSVPKVYDALEVKTRDLVLEVQQQIGDGVVRAIAMGSTDGLQRGVDVTNTGAPISVPVGEKTLGRIMNVLGEPVDDEGEVGAEQRWPIHRKAPSYEEQAGSTELLETGIKVIDLLCPFAKGGKVGLFGGAGVGKTVNMMELIRNIAIEHSGYSVFAGVGERTREGNDFYHEMKESDVLDKVALVYGQMNEPPGNRLRVALTGLTMAEFFRDEGRDVLMFIDNIYRYTLAGVEVSALLGRMPSAVGYQPTLAEEMGVLQERITSTSKGSITSIQAVYVPADDLTDPSPATTFAHLDATVVLARSIAELGIYPAVDPLDSTSRQLDPQVVGQEHYDTAQDVQQVLQRYKELQDIIAILGMDELSEEDKLTVTRARKIQRFLSQPFFVAEVFTGSPGKYVSLKETIRGFRAIVDGEHDDLPEQAFYMVGSIDEAVEKARNL, encoded by the coding sequence ATGAGTTCAGGAAAGGTCGTCCAGATCATCGGTGCCGTGGTGGACATCGAGTTCCCCCGCGATTCCGTGCCCAAGGTCTATGACGCACTCGAGGTCAAGACCAGGGATCTGGTGCTTGAGGTCCAGCAGCAGATCGGCGACGGAGTCGTTCGCGCCATCGCCATGGGCAGCACCGACGGCCTCCAGCGTGGTGTCGATGTGACCAACACCGGTGCACCGATCTCGGTCCCAGTGGGCGAGAAAACCCTGGGCCGCATCATGAACGTCCTCGGCGAGCCGGTGGACGATGAGGGCGAGGTCGGCGCCGAGCAGCGTTGGCCTATCCACCGCAAGGCGCCCTCCTATGAGGAACAGGCCGGTTCGACGGAACTGCTCGAGACCGGCATCAAGGTCATCGATCTCCTCTGCCCCTTCGCCAAGGGTGGCAAGGTCGGCCTGTTCGGCGGCGCCGGTGTCGGCAAGACCGTCAACATGATGGAGCTGATCCGCAACATCGCCATTGAGCATTCCGGTTATTCGGTTTTCGCCGGCGTCGGTGAGCGGACGCGTGAGGGTAACGACTTCTATCATGAGATGAAGGAGTCGGACGTCCTCGATAAGGTGGCACTGGTCTATGGGCAGATGAACGAACCGCCCGGCAACCGCCTGCGTGTCGCGCTGACCGGCCTGACCATGGCGGAGTTCTTCCGTGACGAAGGCCGTGACGTGTTGATGTTCATCGACAACATCTACCGTTACACGCTCGCGGGTGTGGAGGTTTCGGCGCTGCTGGGCCGCATGCCATCGGCCGTGGGTTATCAGCCGACGCTGGCGGAGGAGATGGGCGTCCTACAGGAGCGCATCACCTCCACGAGCAAGGGCTCGATCACCTCGATCCAGGCGGTCTATGTGCCTGCAGACGACCTCACCGACCCGTCTCCGGCGACCACCTTCGCTCATCTGGATGCCACGGTCGTGCTGGCGCGTTCCATCGCCGAGCTGGGTATCTACCCGGCGGTGGACCCGCTCGATTCCACGTCCCGTCAGCTTGACCCGCAGGTCGTCGGCCAGGAGCACTACGACACGGCGCAGGATGTCCAGCAGGTGCTGCAGCGCTATAAGGAGCTGCAGGACATCATCGCCATCCTCGGCATGGACGAGCTTTCCGAGGAAGACAAGCTCACCGTGACCCGTGCCCGAAAGATCCAGCGGTTTCTTTCGCAGCCGTTCTTTGTGGCCGAGGTATTCACCGGCTCGCCGGGTAAGTATGTATCTCTCAAGGAGACGATCCGCGGTTTCCGGGCCATCGTCGACGGTGAGCACGACGATCTGCCAGAACAGGCCTTCTACATGGTCGGCAGCATCGACGAGGCCGTAGAGAAGGCCCGCAACCTTTAA